Proteins encoded together in one Oxalobacteraceae sp. CFBP 8761 window:
- the secG gene encoding preprotein translocase subunit SecG, with amino-acid sequence MIWSNLIIVVQVISALSIIGLVLMQHGKGADMGAAFGSGASGSLFGASGSSNFLSKATAVAAAVFFGTTLTLAYIGNDRSGGDNAGVMGRAQAPAAGIPVTAPVQTAPADVPTLPAGSAVPAAPAAGVPAVPATPAPAPAAPAPATN; translated from the coding sequence ATGATCTGGTCTAATCTTATTATCGTCGTGCAGGTTATCTCGGCCCTGTCCATTATTGGCCTGGTCCTGATGCAGCATGGCAAGGGCGCTGATATGGGTGCGGCCTTCGGTTCCGGCGCCTCTGGCAGCCTGTTCGGTGCATCCGGATCGTCGAACTTCCTGTCCAAGGCAACGGCAGTGGCCGCCGCCGTGTTCTTCGGCACCACGCTGACGCTGGCCTATATCGGCAACGATCGCAGCGGCGGCGACAACGCCGGCGTGATGGGTCGTGCCCAGGCGCCTGCAGCCGGTATCCCGGTCACGGCCCCGGTGCAGACGGCGCCAGCCGACGTGCCGACGCTGCCAGCGGGCAGTGCCGTTCCGGCAGCACCGGCAGCGGGTGTTCCGGCTGTTCCGGCAACCCCGGCGCCAGCGCCGGCAGCCCCGGCACCAGCCACGAACTAA
- a CDS encoding EthD domain-containing protein: MTIDFDRSDNLQRPPMGQTRDPITHPLIVTATFVSRVDSTPRSERPQDAGSAKSKHGNEVHLPNWRPGALALEGNENLAFEHWDEYWRKVHGPKFAWDEPGSSSERVLRYDQVHRIASGPSSFFPPPYRAMIGEDGKLPAEPEKCVPPYGRPRWDGLAYITYAEQDDIERVLGQEKFAERIIADEQVAFRMVTREITREYILIPSARHRDPVSLVKIHMRNPDLSREEFQRRLLDEHAPLVMGQSATTEFVKRYAVLLNIGSTQKDPEGSKIDAVSILSFASLNDVEDYLVSNDHEAIAQSEAALTGEGSEWWTAINYSVMNRLMPEVATER; the protein is encoded by the coding sequence ATGACCATTGATTTCGACCGTAGCGACAACCTGCAGCGCCCACCGATGGGCCAGACCCGCGATCCGATTACGCATCCACTGATCGTCACGGCGACCTTCGTCAGCCGTGTCGACAGCACGCCGCGCAGCGAGCGTCCGCAAGATGCGGGGTCGGCCAAAAGCAAGCACGGCAATGAGGTGCATCTGCCGAACTGGCGTCCCGGCGCGCTGGCGCTGGAAGGCAATGAAAACCTGGCGTTCGAGCACTGGGACGAATACTGGCGCAAGGTGCACGGCCCGAAATTCGCGTGGGACGAGCCGGGCAGTTCGTCCGAACGCGTGCTGCGCTACGACCAGGTGCACCGTATCGCATCGGGCCCGTCGTCGTTCTTCCCGCCACCGTACCGCGCGATGATCGGCGAGGACGGCAAGCTGCCGGCCGAGCCAGAAAAGTGCGTGCCGCCGTACGGGCGTCCGCGCTGGGATGGCCTGGCCTACATCACGTATGCCGAGCAGGACGATATCGAGCGCGTGCTGGGTCAGGAGAAATTTGCCGAGCGGATCATCGCCGATGAGCAGGTGGCGTTCCGCATGGTCACGCGTGAAATCACGCGCGAATACATCCTGATCCCGAGCGCGCGTCACCGCGATCCGGTCAGCCTGGTCAAGATCCACATGCGCAACCCGGACCTGTCGCGCGAAGAATTCCAGCGGCGCCTGCTGGACGAGCACGCGCCGCTGGTCATGGGCCAGTCGGCAACGACCGAGTTCGTGAAGCGCTACGCGGTGCTGCTCAATATCGGCTCGACCCAGAAAGACCCGGAGGGCAGCAAGATCGATGCCGTCTCGATCCTGTCATTTGCGTCACTGAACGATGTCGAGGATTACCTGGTCAGCAACGATCATGAGGCGATCGCGCAATCCGAAGCGGCGCTGACCGGCGAAGGCTCGGAGTGGTGGACGGCGATTAACTACAGCGTCATGAACCGGCTCATGCCGGAAGTGGCCACCGAGCGCTGA
- a CDS encoding insulinase family protein — MRMRHYPALLAGFTLSMSAFAAPADGWTLPVTMKKLDNGLTVIVSEDRTSPTVGVSVVYHVGMRLEPKNRTGFAHLFEHLMFQGTPNAPKGIFDTTITGGGGWNNGSTRPDFTNYIETVPSSALEPILWLEADRMKTLDFSATTLKNQQDVVKEEIRVNVKNQPYGGFMWIDISQHAFQKWENNHDGYGSFEDLENASLDDVRAFHRDYYGPNNAVLAIAGDITPQQGFALAQKYFGAIPARPVPKSTDFSEPLNTVEKRLQQSDALAQVPAIAAAWKVPERGSRDQAPVAVLAELLGGGDASLFYQGLVKGREIALNVDILFGLTSPWEYNGPTLMTVHALYKPDSSADAILKAMDEEIAKVAKDGVDDATLKRVKTRMLADWNNKLESFVNRADTMAKLQVLWGDANVVNKIPGWIDGVTSSDIQRVVKTYLVPTNRTVIDRKPAAMIDAARTAATPANNAPAGVNK, encoded by the coding sequence ATGCGCATGCGCCACTACCCCGCCCTGCTGGCCGGGTTCACCCTGTCGATGTCGGCATTTGCCGCGCCGGCCGACGGGTGGACCTTGCCGGTCACCATGAAAAAACTCGACAACGGCCTGACCGTGATCGTGTCGGAAGACCGCACCTCGCCCACCGTCGGCGTCTCGGTCGTCTACCACGTCGGCATGCGCCTCGAGCCGAAGAACCGCACCGGCTTTGCGCACCTGTTCGAACACCTGATGTTCCAGGGCACGCCGAATGCACCAAAAGGCATCTTCGACACGACGATCACGGGCGGCGGTGGCTGGAACAACGGCTCGACCCGCCCTGACTTCACCAACTACATCGAGACCGTGCCAAGCTCGGCACTTGAGCCGATCCTGTGGCTGGAAGCAGACCGCATGAAGACACTCGACTTCAGCGCAACCACGCTGAAGAACCAGCAGGACGTCGTCAAGGAAGAAATCCGCGTCAACGTGAAGAACCAGCCGTATGGCGGTTTCATGTGGATCGACATCAGCCAGCACGCTTTCCAGAAATGGGAAAACAACCACGACGGCTACGGCAGCTTCGAAGACCTGGAAAACGCCAGCCTGGACGACGTGCGCGCATTCCACCGCGACTACTATGGCCCGAACAACGCGGTGCTGGCCATCGCCGGCGACATCACGCCGCAGCAGGGCTTCGCACTGGCCCAGAAATACTTCGGCGCCATCCCCGCGCGACCGGTACCGAAGAGCACGGATTTCAGCGAGCCCCTCAACACCGTCGAAAAGCGCCTGCAGCAAAGCGACGCGCTGGCCCAGGTGCCGGCGATCGCGGCGGCCTGGAAGGTGCCCGAGCGCGGCAGCCGCGACCAGGCGCCGGTCGCCGTGCTGGCCGAGCTGCTGGGCGGCGGCGATGCGTCGCTGTTCTACCAGGGCCTGGTCAAGGGCCGCGAGATCGCGCTGAACGTCGACATCCTGTTTGGCCTGACCAGCCCGTGGGAATACAACGGCCCTACCCTCATGACCGTGCATGCGCTGTACAAGCCCGACAGCAGCGCGGACGCCATCCTCAAGGCCATGGATGAAGAGATCGCCAAGGTGGCAAAAGACGGCGTCGACGACGCCACGCTCAAGCGCGTCAAGACGCGCATGCTGGCCGACTGGAACAACAAGCTGGAAAGCTTCGTCAACCGCGCCGACACGATGGCCAAGCTGCAGGTGCTGTGGGGCGACGCCAATGTCGTCAACAAGATTCCGGGCTGGATCGATGGCGTGACGTCGAGCGACATCCAGCGCGTCGTCAAGACCTATCTCGTGCCGACCAACCGCACCGTCATCGACCGCAAGCCGGCCGCCATGATCGACGCGGCGCGGACCGCTGCCACCCCTGCCAACAATGCGCCTGCCGGCGTGAACAAATAA
- a CDS encoding DUF2807 domain-containing protein: MNHLFKLGAVAALLGATAGLVRAAPDAASETRPVDAQVVRVTLEGVGDLVIRQGATATLMLTGDARLLSRTTTTQRGDTLNIETEGRRGGFNFGRSSGIQAELVLPNLRAVSSESIGATTVSGFAGQSLDINLDGAGSMSVSSSNYRFITANLGGVGNLKIHGIDSEGIDLNLGGAGFVTLTGRSKRLKAELGGLGGLDAQGCSVDSVALDLSGLGNATVNVRQSINVSLSGMGSVTVLGKPVNRKVALDGLGKVNWK, encoded by the coding sequence ATGAATCACCTTTTCAAGCTGGGCGCCGTGGCTGCCTTGTTGGGCGCTACGGCCGGCCTCGTGCGCGCCGCGCCGGACGCGGCCAGCGAGACGCGGCCCGTCGATGCCCAGGTCGTGCGCGTGACGCTCGAAGGGGTCGGGGATCTGGTGATCCGCCAGGGCGCGACGGCCACGCTGATGCTGACGGGCGACGCGCGCCTGCTGTCGCGCACCACGACCACGCAGCGCGGCGACACGCTCAATATCGAGACCGAAGGCCGCCGCGGGGGCTTCAACTTCGGGCGTTCATCGGGCATCCAGGCCGAACTCGTGCTGCCGAACCTGCGCGCCGTATCGTCCGAAAGTATCGGCGCCACCACGGTCAGCGGCTTTGCCGGCCAGTCACTGGACATCAATCTCGATGGCGCCGGGTCAATGTCGGTATCATCATCGAATTATCGTTTTATTACCGCCAACCTGGGCGGCGTGGGCAACCTCAAGATCCACGGGATCGACAGCGAGGGCATCGACCTGAACCTGGGCGGCGCCGGCTTCGTGACACTGACCGGCCGCAGCAAACGCCTGAAGGCCGAGCTGGGCGGGCTGGGCGGGCTCGATGCGCAGGGCTGCAGCGTCGACTCGGTCGCGCTCGATCTGTCGGGGCTGGGCAATGCCACCGTGAATGTGCGCCAGAGCATCAATGTATCGCTGTCGGGCATGGGATCGGTGACGGTACTGGGCAAGCCGGTCAACCGCAAGGTAGCGCTCGACGGGCTGGGCAAGGTCAACTGGAAATGA
- a CDS encoding triose-phosphate isomerase — protein sequence MRPTLVVGNWKMNGSRAVNAELLQGILAGLDADAGAGTQASCAVCVPAPYLFQCEQLLAGSSVAWGAQDVATEPCGAFTGEVCVSMLQDFGCRYVIVGHSERRGYHGESNELVARKAKAALDAGLTPIVCIGETLEQREAGETNDVVGGQLHAVLELVGFEDVARLVLAYEPVWAIGTGKTATPEMAQQVHADMRALVRKCNVDAAETVQILYGGSMKPENARELLAQPDIDGGLIGGAALKAADFLAILRAA from the coding sequence ATGCGTCCCACACTCGTAGTAGGTAACTGGAAAATGAACGGCAGCCGGGCAGTCAATGCCGAGCTGCTGCAAGGCATTCTCGCTGGTCTCGACGCTGATGCTGGCGCTGGCACGCAGGCGTCGTGCGCGGTGTGCGTCCCCGCGCCGTACCTGTTCCAGTGCGAGCAATTGTTGGCCGGTAGCAGCGTGGCCTGGGGCGCGCAGGATGTCGCGACCGAGCCGTGCGGCGCCTTCACCGGCGAAGTGTGCGTCTCGATGCTGCAGGATTTCGGTTGCCGTTACGTGATCGTCGGCCACTCCGAGCGCCGCGGCTACCACGGCGAGTCGAACGAGCTGGTCGCGCGCAAGGCGAAAGCGGCGCTGGACGCCGGCCTGACCCCGATCGTCTGCATCGGCGAAACGCTGGAGCAGCGCGAAGCGGGCGAGACCAACGACGTCGTCGGTGGCCAGCTGCACGCAGTGCTGGAACTGGTAGGGTTTGAAGATGTCGCGCGTCTGGTGCTCGCTTACGAGCCGGTGTGGGCAATCGGTACCGGCAAGACGGCCACGCCCGAGATGGCGCAGCAAGTTCATGCCGACATGCGCGCGTTAGTGCGCAAGTGCAACGTTGATGCCGCAGAAACCGTACAAATCCTTTACGGCGGCAGCATGAAGCCGGAGAATGCACGCGAGCTGCTGGCGCAACCGGACATCGATGGCGGCCTGATCGGTGGGGCGGCGCTGAAAGCGGCCGATTTCCTCGCCATTCTGCGCGCCGCATAA
- a CDS encoding NAD(P)H-quinone oxidoreductase, translating into MRAIEITKPGQPDVLQLCERPLPVLKTGEVLIKVHAAGINRPDVFQRLGKYPVPPGASDLPGLEVAGEIVDGDMKDSGFAKGDLVCALVQGGGYAEYCAAPLEQCLTVPEGLTPLEAATLPETYFTVWSNVFDRARLSEGESLLVQGGSSGIGVTATQVASALGHRVFITAGSDDKCRAVEALGAERGINYRDEDFVAVVKELTDGRGVDVILDMVAGDYVAREIECLADDGRLVVIALLGGAQANLDMNHVLRRRLTITGSTLRPRPVAFKAAIARQLREQVWPLFAQKKIKPVIHHVFPLEEAAAAHTMMESSTHVGKIVLQVLAD; encoded by the coding sequence ATGCGCGCCATCGAGATCACCAAACCGGGCCAGCCCGACGTCTTGCAACTGTGTGAACGGCCATTGCCGGTCCTGAAAACCGGCGAAGTCCTGATCAAGGTCCATGCTGCCGGGATCAACCGCCCTGACGTGTTTCAGCGCCTGGGCAAGTACCCGGTGCCGCCGGGCGCCTCTGACCTGCCGGGCCTGGAGGTAGCCGGCGAGATCGTCGATGGCGACATGAAAGACAGCGGTTTTGCCAAGGGCGACCTCGTATGCGCCCTGGTGCAGGGCGGCGGTTACGCCGAATACTGCGCCGCGCCACTCGAGCAATGCCTGACTGTACCAGAAGGGCTGACCCCACTGGAAGCAGCCACCTTGCCGGAAACCTATTTCACGGTCTGGAGCAATGTGTTCGACCGCGCCCGCCTGAGCGAAGGCGAGAGCTTGCTGGTGCAGGGCGGCAGTTCGGGCATCGGCGTGACCGCCACCCAGGTCGCCAGCGCGCTGGGCCACCGTGTGTTCATCACCGCCGGCAGCGACGACAAGTGCCGCGCCGTCGAAGCGCTGGGCGCCGAACGGGGCATCAATTACCGCGATGAAGATTTTGTCGCCGTGGTCAAGGAACTCACGGACGGCCGTGGTGTCGATGTAATTCTGGACATGGTCGCGGGCGACTATGTGGCGCGCGAGATCGAGTGCCTGGCCGACGATGGTCGCCTGGTCGTCATCGCGCTGCTGGGTGGCGCGCAGGCCAACCTGGACATGAACCATGTACTGCGCCGCCGCCTGACGATTACCGGTTCGACGCTGCGTCCGCGTCCGGTTGCGTTCAAGGCGGCCATTGCGCGCCAGTTGCGCGAGCAGGTCTGGCCGCTGTTTGCGCAGAAAAAGATCAAGCCGGTGATCCACCACGTGTTCCCGCTCGAAGAAGCCGCGGCAGCGCACACGATGATGGAATCGAGCACCCACGTGGGCAAGATCGTCCTGCAAGTGCTGGCCGACTGA
- a CDS encoding MYG1 family protein — protein MLIATHGGKFHADDAWAVAVLKVLFPDADVIRTREQARIDAADFAIDVGGVWDPATGRFDHHQKEFNATRSSGVPYASAGLVWRDHGAQCVAALALRHTGETLSEDTAQQIAYAIDVDIVQYLDLSDVGVAKNAPGSYGLSAVVSGFNPGWLDEQRLGYGEAVDVYRMGQFMRAVEFLTDIMGNAVRYRVGAMLAVTQVRQAEVLEGGKLLFLKNAALPWSSIVRKEMPKILFVISHSLTENRYILHTVSVDTESFDARADLPETWAGLREADLAAVTGVPDAVFCHTGRFIAAARSYDGIRIMARQALDAVEQGVTVTTYS, from the coding sequence ATGTTGATTGCCACTCACGGCGGAAAATTCCACGCAGATGATGCGTGGGCCGTCGCCGTCCTGAAGGTGCTGTTCCCCGATGCCGACGTGATTCGCACCCGCGAGCAGGCCCGGATCGATGCCGCCGACTTCGCGATCGACGTCGGCGGCGTCTGGGACCCGGCCACCGGCCGGTTCGACCACCACCAGAAGGAATTCAATGCCACCCGGTCGTCCGGCGTGCCATATGCCAGCGCCGGCCTCGTCTGGCGCGATCACGGCGCACAGTGCGTCGCCGCGCTGGCTTTGCGGCACACGGGCGAAACCTTGTCCGAGGACACGGCCCAGCAGATCGCCTATGCGATCGACGTCGATATCGTCCAGTACCTCGATCTGTCGGACGTCGGTGTGGCCAAGAACGCGCCGGGCAGCTATGGCTTGTCGGCCGTCGTCTCGGGCTTCAATCCGGGCTGGCTCGACGAGCAGCGCCTGGGCTATGGCGAAGCGGTCGACGTGTATCGGATGGGTCAGTTCATGCGCGCCGTGGAGTTCCTTACCGACATCATGGGCAATGCCGTGCGCTACCGCGTGGGCGCCATGCTGGCCGTCACGCAAGTGCGCCAGGCCGAGGTACTCGAGGGCGGCAAGCTGCTGTTCCTGAAGAATGCGGCGCTGCCGTGGAGCAGCATCGTGCGCAAGGAAATGCCGAAGATCCTGTTCGTCATCAGCCACAGCCTGACCGAGAACCGCTACATCCTGCACACCGTGTCGGTCGACACCGAAAGCTTCGATGCACGCGCCGACCTGCCCGAAACCTGGGCGGGCCTGCGCGAAGCAGACCTGGCCGCTGTGACGGGCGTGCCGGACGCCGTGTTCTGCCACACGGGCCGCTTCATCGCCGCCGCGCGCAGCTACGACGGCATTCGCATCATGGCGCGCCAGGCGCTCGATGCGGTCGAGCAGGGCGTGACCGTTACGACGTATTCGTAG
- a CDS encoding IS1 family transposase, whose amino-acid sequence MLLDSLSVRKGADRVGVYRNTAFRWRHRFLDWVKFDRPASLNGIVEADETSTYRT is encoded by the coding sequence GTGCTGCTCGACTCACTGTCGGTGCGCAAGGGTGCAGACCGGGTTGGCGTGTACCGCAATACCGCCTTCCGGTGGCGCCACCGCTTCCTCGATTGGGTCAAGTTCGACCGGCCCGCATCCCTGAATGGCATCGTCGAGGCTGACGAGACGTCCACGTACAGAACGTGA
- a CDS encoding insulinase family protein — translation MNKLMLALAVSLAFAPPLHAQTRAPNGMPAYGQEKSIPAPKIGKQTLANGLTVWVVPRQGLPRVDFVLALRGAGFAADAPTQGGFAAMLAGMLNEGTAKRDSRAIAEAAQGMGGEVAASPASDGIILSANAVASQAGGMLELMAEIARQPSFPENEVALAKANALQALRVAETQPGFRAERAIKKAVYLDHPYSRTDPTVESINAVNAALLRTEHAKRFRPDRALLVITGRITEAQAMKLAQAAFGDWKASGAALSDTPAVATNVKPARILLKRDGSVQSTLRVGSPGIAASAADQIPLRLTSTIIGGGFSSRINTNLREEKGYTYGASAGARMSRAGGMMVGGADVRNEVTGAALAEYFKEYKRLGSELVTTAEMDMNKRYVAGGYLLNNQLQRSVANTLAANWLVGLPPEFLGDYVPLIRKVTPQQVRTVAQKYFAPENQSIVIVGDPSKLDAQLAPYGEFTVQDK, via the coding sequence ATGAACAAATTGATGCTCGCGCTTGCCGTTTCGCTGGCGTTCGCGCCGCCACTGCATGCACAAACCAGGGCGCCAAACGGCATGCCTGCCTATGGCCAGGAAAAATCGATTCCCGCACCGAAGATCGGCAAGCAGACGCTGGCCAACGGCCTGACCGTCTGGGTCGTGCCACGCCAGGGCTTGCCCCGCGTGGACTTCGTGCTGGCGCTGCGCGGCGCCGGTTTCGCTGCCGACGCCCCGACCCAGGGCGGCTTCGCGGCGATGCTCGCCGGGATGCTCAACGAAGGCACGGCCAAGCGCGATTCGCGCGCGATTGCCGAAGCGGCGCAGGGCATGGGCGGTGAAGTGGCCGCCAGCCCGGCTTCCGACGGCATCATCCTGTCGGCCAACGCCGTCGCCTCGCAGGCGGGCGGCATGCTGGAGCTGATGGCCGAGATCGCGCGCCAGCCATCGTTCCCCGAGAACGAAGTGGCGCTGGCGAAAGCCAATGCGCTGCAGGCGCTGCGCGTGGCCGAAACCCAGCCGGGTTTCCGCGCCGAGCGTGCGATCAAGAAAGCCGTCTACCTCGATCACCCTTACAGCCGCACCGATCCGACGGTCGAGTCGATCAATGCCGTGAACGCCGCGCTGCTGCGCACCGAACACGCGAAACGCTTCCGTCCGGACCGCGCGCTGCTGGTCATCACCGGCCGCATCACCGAAGCACAGGCGATGAAGCTGGCGCAAGCCGCGTTTGGCGACTGGAAGGCCAGCGGCGCCGCATTGTCGGACACGCCTGCCGTCGCCACGAACGTGAAGCCGGCGCGCATCCTGCTCAAGCGCGACGGCAGCGTGCAGTCGACACTGCGCGTTGGCAGCCCCGGCATCGCGGCCAGCGCCGCCGACCAGATCCCGCTGCGCCTGACCAGCACCATCATCGGCGGCGGCTTTTCGAGCCGGATCAATACCAATCTGCGCGAAGAAAAAGGCTATACGTATGGCGCCTCGGCCGGGGCGCGCATGAGCCGCGCGGGCGGCATGATGGTCGGCGGCGCCGACGTGCGCAATGAGGTGACGGGCGCGGCGCTGGCCGAATACTTCAAGGAGTACAAGCGTCTGGGAAGCGAGCTGGTCACGACGGCCGAGATGGACATGAACAAGCGCTACGTGGCAGGCGGCTACCTGCTGAACAACCAGTTGCAGCGCTCGGTGGCCAACACGCTGGCCGCGAACTGGCTGGTGGGTTTGCCGCCTGAATTCCTGGGCGACTACGTGCCACTGATCCGCAAGGTCACGCCGCAGCAGGTGCGCACGGTGGCGCAGAAATATTTTGCGCCCGAGAACCAGTCGATCGTGATCGTCGGCGATCCTTCCAAGCTCGATGCGCAGCTGGCGCCGTATGGCGAGTTTACGGTGCAGGACAAGTAA
- a CDS encoding NADH-quinone oxidoreductase subunit A, which yields MNLESYLPVLLFILVGIGVGVAPQVLGRLLGPHKPDDAKLSPYECGFEAFEDARMKFDVRYYLVAILFILFDLETAFFFPWGVSMRELGFTGFITMMVFIAEFVVGFWYIWKKGALDWE from the coding sequence GTGAACCTCGAAAGTTATCTCCCCGTTCTTCTCTTTATCCTGGTTGGCATCGGTGTCGGTGTCGCCCCTCAGGTGCTTGGTCGCCTGCTCGGGCCGCACAAACCCGACGATGCCAAACTGTCCCCGTATGAATGCGGCTTCGAAGCCTTCGAAGACGCGCGCATGAAGTTCGACGTCCGGTACTACCTGGTCGCGATCCTGTTTATTTTGTTTGATCTTGAAACGGCATTCTTCTTCCCATGGGGCGTCTCGATGCGCGAACTGGGGTTCACCGGTTTCATCACGATGATGGTGTTCATCGCCGAATTCGTCGTGGGCTTCTGGTACATCTGGAAGAAAGGTGCCCTTGATTGGGAATAA
- a CDS encoding sel1 repeat family protein, with protein MKTPFFAVLLALCLQFGLHGSAHAGFPEGASAYNARNYALALKEVTPLAKAGHAEAQHLLGLMYYMGRGVARDYKQAFAWHQKAALQGKADAQYVVGAMYYTGNSVPQDQKHAVTWFRKAAEQGHAEAQNALGLMYRYHVAGVPQDVVLAYMLYNLAAAGGNRNAVDQRAAIAKRMTQEQIEEAQALSRTWKPGTPLPTTSKTGGDA; from the coding sequence ATGAAGACACCATTCTTTGCAGTTCTCCTGGCGCTGTGCCTGCAGTTCGGCCTGCATGGCAGCGCCCACGCCGGTTTTCCCGAAGGCGCCAGTGCCTACAATGCCCGCAACTATGCGCTCGCGCTGAAGGAAGTCACGCCGCTGGCCAAGGCCGGCCACGCCGAAGCGCAGCACCTGCTGGGGCTCATGTACTACATGGGGCGGGGCGTGGCGCGCGACTACAAGCAGGCATTTGCCTGGCACCAGAAGGCCGCGCTGCAGGGCAAGGCCGATGCGCAGTACGTCGTCGGCGCCATGTATTACACCGGCAACTCGGTGCCGCAAGACCAGAAGCACGCCGTGACCTGGTTCCGCAAGGCCGCCGAGCAGGGCCATGCCGAGGCGCAGAATGCCCTCGGGCTGATGTACCGCTACCATGTGGCCGGGGTACCGCAGGATGTCGTGCTGGCCTACATGCTCTACAACCTGGCCGCGGCCGGCGGCAACCGCAACGCCGTCGACCAGCGCGCTGCCATTGCCAAACGCATGACGCAGGAGCAGATTGAAGAAGCGCAGGCGCTGTCGCGTACCTGGAAACCTGGCACGCCGCTGCCGACGACGTCGAAAACGGGCGGTGACGCATAA